The following is a genomic window from Bombina bombina isolate aBomBom1 chromosome 3, aBomBom1.pri, whole genome shotgun sequence.
caggggtttctctgactctgatatCTATACTTTGCTTCATGCAATTAACCAGTTAAGCAAATAATTAATctggaaagcttactttctttgggCTTCTTGAGGTTTATTTCTTGGAAATCCTTTAAAATTCCCAGAATaattcagttccttcaggatggactagataagggcctatcgactagttctctaaagggtcagttatcaaattaacttttatttcacaaaaagttaGCTAAGATGTTTAAACTTTTGTTCAAGCTCTGTTGAGAATTTGTCCTGTTAGGCCAATTTCTTCTTCTTGgaaatttaatttatttctctCTGTTCTGCAAGGTTCTCCTATGGTACTTATGCAATTTAAGACTTTAAACTGTTGTCCTGGAAGGTCAATTTCCTCCTGtggaccaaatatgattttcttccgaaGGTGgtgtcttcagaaaatattaattaggaaatagaTGTCAGAGTTTTAAAGTTCTATATTCagtctactaaagattttaggcaaacTACGGCGGTGGCCTTGGCATCCTGGCTCAAGCAGATTATTTATAAGGCATACTTGGTTGCGGTAAATCCGCCACTGAAAAGCGTAACAGCTCACTCTTTGAGATAAGTATCTACTTCCTGGCATTCAAGGATGCTTACTGTATCCCACATGTtttgaagctatggactctcatcagctaagaatgaaaacaaaatttatacttgccaataaatgtatttccttcgggCTGTTGAGAGTCCATAGCCCCCAATGTTTATATATTGGTGACAGTTCTCATTTGCACCTtgtaaccctgctttctgtctttcctacctttttttttttcttctctgctaGGCTATATGTAAactggagaggaggtgggaggggctaaatctctgtgagggttcttgacctcatcCTGATGGGCTGGAATATATTTCTAAGCCCTGTAACTTTTGTTCCACTTGATGTAACAACGCAATTTATTTTCCCCTTAAAACGGAATATAAAGAGCTACCTAGTTCaatatattttggatttttaaaatttGGTCCCATATTGACATATTtggttctaaaaaaaacaaaatttcaaattgaatgatttttttttttttaacactcataGATGGAGAGTAACAAGCTGATTTTTCTTCCCAGTATGCTTACCATGGGAGAGCACCCCAGGAAAATAAAGTTGTTGCTAGCAATCCTTCATTGAATTTTGAAAGCATAAATATGTAGAAAATGGAGGTTTGCTTAGTCATATTTAGAGAGCATTTAGAGAGCCATAGAGTTTTAAAAAGGCTCAATAAATCACAGATCACAATAGTATAAAGAATAGGTAATGTATTTTCCAAAGACACCACGTGGAGCTGTATAAttgttatagaaaaaaaaatatggctaatccaaaaaatgccctgaaaaggtgATTTTATGCTACCCTTGCAATAAGTAATTACCTAGATCTCGCaagaaatctttttttaaaaatctaaaaataaagggTTTGCTCAAAAAGAGTATTAGAAGTCACTACCCAATTTTCAGAAAAATCAAGAATGGTaaggcaaatttaaaaaaaaaaataaaaaaaaaatcttgatttcaTATGAAGTGACCCTTCTGTACTATGGtaagtttttgttttatattttttttttgtggactTAACAGCAAGTTGCTTCAGAATTTTGTCTACTGAAGAATATTCCTCTCATTCAACCAaatctgtaaatttaaaaaaaaatgtataaattactTATTTTCAAGTAAAAGGAAACTTTTTGGTATCTATTTCTTAATACTGAagtttttttattagattattttGGGCTATAATTAGTTTAGTTCTGTGTTTTTACTGTTTAAACTTAACCTATAGTTGCTAAAATCAGTGACTTTAATTAATGTTGGTATTCTGTTTTAGATAATTACAGAAGATGTCTGGAACAGTTTCCTCTAATTCTGTGGTCCAAAGAACAGTGGCTTCAAAAGTACCGTTTGCTGATTTATGTTGTACtttagaaaaaatacaaaaatcaaagAACAGACaagaaaaagcaaaaatatttAAACAGTTTGTTGATTCCTGGAGGAATTTTCATGAAGCTCTTCATAAAAAGCAACTTAAAACTACAGACTCTTTTTACCCAGCAATGCGCCTTATTCTTCCACAACTGGAAAGAGAAAGAATGGCTTATGGAATCAAAGAAACTATGCTTGCTAAACTTTATATTAAAGTTCTGGGGTTACCCAAAGAAGGCAAAGATGCATTAAAACTTTTAAATTATAGGACACCTACCAGTTCTAACAGTGATGCTGGAGATTTTGCCGCAATTGCTTACTTTGTGCTTAGGTCCAGATGCCCAAAACAAGGAAACTTGTCCATACAGGATGTAAATGATCACTTAGACTCTATCGCTAATAACAATGCAGCAAGAAAGAAAGAATTGATTGAGAAAAGTCTCCTTCACTTGATTACAAATACTACAGCTTTAGAACAAAAATGGCTCATCAGAATGATTATAAAGGACATGAAGCTTGGATTTAGCCAACAGACTGTTTTTTCCATCTTTCACCCAGATGCTGCAGAGTTGCACAATGTCACAACTGATCTAGAGAAAGTTTGCCTACAACTACATGACCCTTCAGTCTGTCTCAGTGATGTTTCTATCTCACTGTTTTCTGCTTTTAAACCAATGCTTGCTGCAATTGCTAATATTCAACATATTGAAAAGCAAATGAACCACCAGAGTTTTTATATTGAAACAAAACTTGATGGTGAGAGAATGCAGATGCATAAAGATGGGGACGTTTATAAGTATTTCTCTCGCAATGGATTTGAATACACTCAACAGTTTGGAGCATCTCCCCTTGAAGGATCCTTGACTCCATTTGTTCATAATGTGTTTATAACTAATGTTCAAAACTGCATTCTAGATGGGGAAATGATGGCATATAATCAAAGCACTAAAACCTTCATgcaaaaaggaaacaaatttgataTAAAGAGAATGGTAGATGACTCAGAGCTGCAaacatgtttttgtgtgtttgatgtattaatgtttaatgatcAAAAATTAGCACATGAAACACTCAGGAAAagatatgaaatattgcatgaatTATTTATCCCAGTTCCAGGAAGAATTCAAATAGTGGAAAAAATGGAAGCAAGCACAAAAAAGAATGTTGTTGATGCACTAAATGAAGCTATAGATAAACGAGAAGAAGGGATTATGGTTAAAGACCCTATGTCCATCTATAAGCCAGATAAACGTGGTGAAGGATGGTTAAAAATCAAACCTGAATATGTAAATGGTTTAATGGATGAGCTTGACCTTCTGATTATTGGAGGGTACTGGGGAACTGGTTCGCGAGGTGGAATGATGTCACACTTTTTATGTGCTGTTGCAGAAACTCCCTCTCCAGGGGAAAAACCATATTTCTTTCATTCAGTCTGTCGTGTTGGCTCTGGATACACAATGAAGGAGTTGTATGACCTTGGTATCAAGCTTGCGCCCCACTGGAAGCCATATCGGAAAAGAGATCCACCTGTCAGTATTCTTTGTGGTGTAGAGAAACCTGAAGTCTGGATTCAACCCTGTAACTCTGTTATTGTACAAATTAAGGCAGCAGAAATTGTTTCCAGTGATATGTACAAAACTGGCTGTACCTTACGTTTCCCTAGAATTGAAAAAATAAGAGAAGACAAGGGGTGGTATGAATGTATGACCCTTGATGACTTGGAGCAATTTAGAGAGAAAGCATCTGGCAAACTGGCTTCCAAACACTTGGATGTTGACGATGAACCACAGGAAAAGAAACGTAAAACTGCTCCCAaggttaaaaaagtaattggaattaTTTCACATCTAAAAGCACCTGATCTTACTAATATACATGTAGAGTCCACCATGTTTGAAGATgttgagttttgtgttatgagtggaaCAAATGAGTATACCAAATCTGATCTGGAGGGCAAAATAGCAATATGTGGTGGAGTAGTGGTTCAAAATCCTGGAGAAGATACATATTGTGTTATTGCAGGGTCTCAAAATGTTAGAGTTAAAAACCTTATTGCCGCAAATAAGCATGATGTTGTTAAAGCAGAATGGCTACTAGAATGCTTTGAAAACAAAACCTTTGTTCCATGGCAACCTCACCATATGATACATATGTGTCCTTCCACCAGAGAACATTTTGCTTGTGAATATGACTGCTATGGGGACAGTTATTTTACGGATACTAATGAACACCAGTTAaaagatgtttttaatagaatGTCTAGCATTCAAGAGAAAGTACCACTAGACATGATTGCTGATTTGGAGCAGCGCTACTCATGGGATGATTCTTCTTATAGCATTTTCCGTCAATGTATGATATATGTGGACAGTTTTACAAGCATTAATGATCCAAATACTAAAATACATACTTCAAGACTTGATGTTAGGGCTTTGGAGCTTCGATTTCATGGAGCTACAGTAGTAAGTAGCCTTAAGGAAGGAATATCACATGTACTTGTTGGTGAAGATCATTCTCGTATAGATGAAATGAAAGCCTTAAGAAGAACTTttaccaaaaaatttaaaatagtCTCTGAGTTGTGGGTGCTTGATTCATTGAAACTAGGAAAACTCCaaaatgaaaatcaatatttattgtaataaatgtttttaaccttaATGTTTTAGATTAAGAAAtccattttacagacaaatagtaGAAAAGTAATTCTTAAATAATGGTAAACATAAcatattttttacaaaactgttacattttaTAATATATCCCTATACATTTTACTTTTTATAGTTTAGTGCTGGAAAAACATCCGAACATTTTAATTGCAGTCTATATTTGTTATGTTAATGCTGTTAAAAtaactgaagaaaaaaataatttattttttaagtataaaGATGTGTTAAGCTCTTTTATGtgataaatattgatttattttttattttatgttttaaatagcTTATTTTAATCGAATTGTGCATATTAATAAAGTTCTAGATATACATTAATAAagtattgtttatatatttatttatttttccccacttttcttttCTGGAAGcaatcttattatttatttatttttttaccctttTTGCTACCTATAAGTTTGTGTTTTGGATAAGGGGTCCCAAAATCTCATGCAGTTTCaatgtttctttaaatatttttaacaaacttaaatagacatgaaacccaaaaaaattatttcatgatttaggtagcgaatacaattttttttttaatatatttttattgaagaatGTTTGAGTGCAACTCAAGTGAAGTCTATACATATTAACTCATATGTACAATTATATAACGTAATGAACATTTACTCCTTTTATAGAGTTACAAAACTTTTCTAGAACAGTGTAGTCCTTAAGAAGGAAGTTTTGAGCTAGAGGAACAACATTAGATATTGGTCTACAATCTAACTGTCATTTACAGATATGTAACTAGAGAAAAGTATTTCATAATTAGCACTCATCAACCTCTACATCTTCAATTTTAACTATAACATGTCAAAGGGAAAAAGCCGCTTTTTAGCAGCAGTATTGATTGATTCCTGATCGCATATATCTACAAATAGGAATTATAGTGGGGCGTCATCCAGCTAATCTTTTCATATAGTGTTTCCTTATTTATCTGTTAGCTTGTGGCATCTCATGCCCTGGGGAGTTTGTATCCCGGGTGGTAGAGTACCACCCGAGAGAGAATATGGTGACGCACTCCTTATAAGATATCATATTGGAGTGTTGGGAATTACCCTCCACACAAGGCAGATCCAGCAAGGGTGGGGGGTACTCATActtgggggggagggggaagaaggACTCATGCAAGGGGGGATGAGCCAAGTCAGCTTGAAAGGTCTATATCAGAGATTAGGCCAAGATGGTCTGAAACGTATGGTGTTTTATGTAGCTTATGTTGCCAGTAGGAATCCCAAGGTTTCCAGATAAGGCAAAAAGTGTCTAGGCGGTGTGTGGACCTGAAGGCATTTTCTTCCATGGTTTTAATGTATCTAATAGTGTCTAGTACTCCTTGCCATTTTGGGGGTAAGCTTTTTTCCCAGTTCCTGGCTATAAGGAGATTGGCGGAAATCAATCTGTACACCAGTAGGTATTGCTTATGTTTAGGAAGATTGTGCATATCGTGGTGTAGAAGGGCCATACTAGGGTGACCAATGTCTGGGAGGACTAGACTTGTGCACAGGGTTCTGGGTTTCCTCCAGTAGATCAGCAATTGTGGGCGACTCCACCATATGTGTATTGGATCACCCTTTTCtgcacatcccctccagcacaagtCCAAGTAGGAAGGATAGAACGTTTGCAGTTTAGAGGGGACTAGATGCCATCTGGTTAGCAATTTATAGTACAACTCATACATTGTGATACAGTGTATTGCGCTCCTGGTCATAGTGATAGCTTGGACACATTGCTGGGGGGCATACTCCCTTCTCAACTCCCGCTCACATGCATCTATGTGTGTCGTTTTTTGACTCAGGGTGTCAAATAGAAGTTGGTAATGTGTCGAGAGAGGTCTATGAGATTGGAGATCTGAGGTCCATCTAGACTCCCAGAAACCCCAAGCCCGCAGCATAGATCTCAGCCTATATGTGTCAAAGTGGAGCCTGGGTTGGATATTTCCAAGGCTCAGCATCTCTGCATGGCCTAGTAAATGGTTATTCTGAAAGAAGTCCCCTACATTCTGGAGGGAGGTAGCGCCCCAAGCGTTAATGTGAATATTGGGGAGGCCTTGCAAAAGCCCGCTCACCGAATGGATTAGAGATGGGTGGGGGGCCACCTGGGAACCATGGCACAATTTAAGCCACGTCTGTTGGCACTCACAATTGGATTTGAAATGGTGAGCTGACTACGGTTATGTGGGGGGATTCAGAATAGGTCCTCAAAATTTACATTTGCCAGTAAAGATGCCTGTTTGAGTTCTCTCCATCTAGAAGGCAGGAGACCCGGTCCCTATTCTGAGACATGTGATAGCATGGCATCATCATGGTATTATCTGATGTTAGGCAGCCAAATGTCTCCCTCATCCATTGAGCTTGAAGTATATGTTCTGCCACACTCGGTCTTTTCCCATTCCAGATATAGTTTGAGAACTGGTCTTGAAACTTAGCTAAGGTGGAGGTCGCAACTGCAGACAAGCATCTGAAGAGATATGTAATCTTTGGCAAGATCATTATCTTAACCGCTGCTACTCTGCCCAGCCACAAAACAACCTCCTCATATCTCTTAGATTTGATTAACAGATCAACATTTTTCAGTAGGGGTTCATATTTGTCCCTAAGGGTTAAGGCTTTGTCGTGGGAGATGAACACTTCCAAGTGTTAGATACCTTTTGAGGACCACTTAAATGTGTAGGTCCTCAGTTCTGTTGGTGGGATCCCCATCGAATAAGCCTCTGTTTTAGTCACGTTTATCTTATAGTTTGAGAGCAAGCTAAAGCGATCGAAGAGACCGAAAAGGGAAGGAAGTGAGGTGGAAGGATCAGTAAAAAATACAGTCAAGTCATCTGcgaacaaagctaatttttgttctGTATCGTGTATAAGTAGTCCTTGAATATCTCTCGATCTTCGGATAGCCGCAGATAGCGGTTCAATGACCAGAGCGAACAGGATgggggacagtgggcatccctgtctggtcccattggtGATGGGTATAGGGGATGAGCAGAACCCCACACCCTTCACTCTAGCCATCGGTGTGGAGTAGAGGGCTTTGATTGCCGCACGCATGGAGGTTGGGATTCTAAATGCCCCCAGTGTTTAAAACATATTGTCCCAgctcaccctatcaaaagccttttcggcatcaattgaGAGGGCAAGGAAAGGGAGTCCCATATCTGATGCTTCCATAAATTTGTTAAGCAGTCTATGGGTGTTGTCTGAAGCCTGGCGGCCCaggacaaagccaacttggtccaaATGGACTATAGAAGGGATGTGCTTTGTTGGTCTGTTCCCTAAGATCTTTGCATAGATCTTAACGTCTACATGTATTAGCAAGATCGGCCTGTAGCTTTTGCAAAGAGTCAGATCTTTGCCTTCCTTAGGAATGGTTAAGATGCTCGCCTCGAGGTATTGAGCTGGGAGATGCGACAAGTTGGCCGTTTCGCTATAGAGTCTCAACAGGACTGGTAAAATTTCCTGATTGAAGGTTTTTTAAAAGGAGGCTGAAAAGCCACCAGGACCCTGTGCTTTATGTGTTTTAAGGGATTGAATTGCCTCCTTAACTTCCTCCAGAGAAAAAGGTTGTTCCAGTTCTTCAATAGCTGCAGTGGACAGTCTAGGCAGCTGAAGAGAATCTAGAAAGGACTTTACTGCTATCTGGTCTGGGACAGGGGAATCAATGGACCCGCCAAGGTTGTACAAAGCATGGTAATTCGCAAATGCAGCGCCCATATCTTTAggtgagaagactgtccctttagttgttTTAATGGCTGCAATCCTTCTCTGTTGCGTTTTGTATCTGAGCTTAGCTGCAAGTAGTCTGTCGGCTTTATTCCCCTTATAATAGTAAAGCTGCTTGAGCTTAAGCAGGTTGTCCTGAACTCTTAATTCCTCTCTCTTATTTATCTCCTCTCGAATAGTCCCTATTTGTCATGTGATCTGTTGTGTCAATGTGTTTGCCTGGGGTCGGTGTACAATTTGGCtaatgggactttttttttttttttaaatatacattttttattgagacaatcaagCAAGGAATAAATAACAAAAAGACAAGTGCAAGTCATTACAGTTGTATACTTCCACATCATTGCGAACACATAAGGTTGTTAGTGGTAGATATGTACATGGATGGGCCTAAGTGTTCATTGGCTACAGTAAAGTAATGTTACTTGCCTATAAGTGGCGTGTCTCTATTTTACGATATTAAAGGAGATGTTAAATGGAATACCAACAATGCGATATACAGCTCTCAGGTGGTTTAGCATCAACAGGTTTATACAGGAATGTACAATTGTTCAGAAATATAAACAGTAATATTGGCCTAGACATAGATATCAATACACAGTTGGACAATCATGAACGTGTATGGATATGTCTATTTGTATACGTCCAGAGGTAAGGTGAGGGGAGAGGGAAGAAAGGGGGAGGCAATGGGGTTCCCTAATAATTAGGATACGCTAGTgttttagtttaatataatttaatctgGAAAGAGAGTGAGCCACGGGTGCCAAATCTGGGAGTATTGATCAACCTTATCTAGTACTCTAAAGGAGTATTGCTCCATTAGTCTAATATGTCTGATTATAGATAGTACTTGTGCGAACGACGGTGAGGTTTTATTCCTCCATGCTCTGGCTATAGCCAACTTAGTGGCCATAAAAAGATAGATCGTAAGTGCGTCAGCGTGGTTATTTAGAGTAGGTATTGGCATGTGTAGGAGGGCAATCTCCGGCAAGTAGGGGGCAATGATGTGGAGGTCATCTAAAGTGTTGTATATTTTCCTCCAGAGAGGTTGGATTTttggacaagaccaccaaatgtagATGTGTCTGCCTCCAGCAGAGTGGGGTTTGGGAGTTATAGGCAGTATGTAGGGTGACGGGAACAAGGTGCCACCTGACAGTAATTTTATAATAGAGCTCCCATAGGGTAGCACAGTGGAGTAATTTTCTAGTGAGCTAAATCCTATTGTTCCATATACTAAAATCAACTGTGAATCCGATCTCCCTCTCCCAAGCACTGTGTTGTGAAATCTTGTGGAATGGTTTAGAAGTAGACAGGAGGTTGTAGTGTAGGGACAAAGAGTGTTTAATAGAGTGTGCTTTATTCCAAGTTAGTTCCCATGGCGAAAGAGTCCTGAGGGCTTTCTTTGGGTATCCCCAAGAACGTAGCCAAGAACTCATACGGAAGGTCTCAAACTGGAGTTTCTGGGGTATATTAAATTTGATACATAGCTGAGGGTGGGGGATCCAAACCTCTGACTC
Proteins encoded in this region:
- the LIG4 gene encoding DNA ligase 4; translation: MSGTVSSNSVVQRTVASKVPFADLCCTLEKIQKSKNRQEKAKIFKQFVDSWRNFHEALHKKQLKTTDSFYPAMRLILPQLERERMAYGIKETMLAKLYIKVLGLPKEGKDALKLLNYRTPTSSNSDAGDFAAIAYFVLRSRCPKQGNLSIQDVNDHLDSIANNNAARKKELIEKSLLHLITNTTALEQKWLIRMIIKDMKLGFSQQTVFSIFHPDAAELHNVTTDLEKVCLQLHDPSVCLSDVSISLFSAFKPMLAAIANIQHIEKQMNHQSFYIETKLDGERMQMHKDGDVYKYFSRNGFEYTQQFGASPLEGSLTPFVHNVFITNVQNCILDGEMMAYNQSTKTFMQKGNKFDIKRMVDDSELQTCFCVFDVLMFNDQKLAHETLRKRYEILHELFIPVPGRIQIVEKMEASTKKNVVDALNEAIDKREEGIMVKDPMSIYKPDKRGEGWLKIKPEYVNGLMDELDLLIIGGYWGTGSRGGMMSHFLCAVAETPSPGEKPYFFHSVCRVGSGYTMKELYDLGIKLAPHWKPYRKRDPPVSILCGVEKPEVWIQPCNSVIVQIKAAEIVSSDMYKTGCTLRFPRIEKIREDKGWYECMTLDDLEQFREKASGKLASKHLDVDDEPQEKKRKTAPKVKKVIGIISHLKAPDLTNIHVESTMFEDVEFCVMSGTNEYTKSDLEGKIAICGGVVVQNPGEDTYCVIAGSQNVRVKNLIAANKHDVVKAEWLLECFENKTFVPWQPHHMIHMCPSTREHFACEYDCYGDSYFTDTNEHQLKDVFNRMSSIQEKVPLDMIADLEQRYSWDDSSYSIFRQCMIYVDSFTSINDPNTKIHTSRLDVRALELRFHGATVVSSLKEGISHVLVGEDHSRIDEMKALRRTFTKKFKIVSELWVLDSLKLGKLQNENQYLL